The genomic interval TTGACACCCGCTCAATACTCATGGCATAATAAATTAGACGCAGTTTCAAATGAGTCTCACAAACCTATTAAACACGGTTTGCCCAGACGCAAATACGAAATAGATGAGGAGATTTTCATGAAATTTATGACGCGATTAACCTTTATAGGACTCAGCTTAATATTGAGCACCTGTCTGCTTGCCACCCCTGGACTCGCGCAACTCGGGATGAAAAACTTGACGGGCCTCTGGTTGTTCGACGAAGGCAGCGGCGACGTTGCTGCAGATTCTTCAGATAGCGCGCTTGATGCTACGGTGGTAGGTAGCCCGACATGGGTGAGCGGCGTATTCGGTTCAGGATTAGAACTCAATGGCTCAGATGCTTACGTCGAAGTCCCTGCACACGTGAATCCGACAGAGGCTATCACCGTTTCGCTCTGGGTTAAAAGCATGACTGGTGACTGGAATCAGCACGGCTGGATGGTCGAAAAACGGAATGCGTATATCATCCATCCCAATCAAGGCACCAAAAACGTTTCCTGGCCCATTTGTAACGGTGGCTGCTGGAATAAACCCGGTGGCTGGCGCGACGGAGAAGTCGGACCCGATGACATCACCGACTGGCACCTCTATACCACGACTTTCGACAGTGCAACGGGTGAATGGAATATCTATATCGACGGCGTGGCAGAGAGCACAATGGAAATCAATACCGATCCACTTGATGCTGACGATGGTGAACTTTATATTGGGCGGGACACCTGTTGTGACGGTAGATTCGGCGATGCCGTCATTGATGAAGTCGCCATTTTCAACGTTGCCCTCAGTGCCGCCGAGATCAAAATGATGATGGATAAAGGGCTTTCGGCGCTGCTCCTGACACCGGTTGAACCCGAGGGCAAACTCTCAACGACTTGGGCGAGCGTTAAACAGCAGTATTAAACCAATCAAGAGGCGGGTGATGCGTACTCTCGCCCGCCTTTTCCCAATTTAAATACGAGGAGATGAAATTACATGTTCCTAAGAATATCAGTGTTAACCCTATTCATTGCTTGCCTCTTTGCAGTTGCCCCTTTAACTTTCGCCCAACTTCCATTGGACGGTGTCGTAAGTTACTGGTCCTTCGATGACGGCACTATCGCTGGGGGCACCGTTGAGGATGTTTTAGGCGATAACGATGGCGAACTTGAGGGGAACCCGAAACAGATTTCCGGTAAAGTCGGCAAGGCACTTGAATTCAGCGGCGAGAATTTCGTCCATATTCCCGGCACTGCTTCATTGGAATTTTCGGGTGAAAAAGAGATGAGTGTCGTGGCTTGGGTAAATGCTGATAGCGACAGTCC from Candidatus Poribacteria bacterium carries:
- a CDS encoding LamG domain-containing protein yields the protein MSTEKYKGLGFQFVAICIKRDTLDYDFTGIKFGLTPAQYSWHNKLDAVSNESHKPIKHGLPRRKYEIDEEIFMKFMTRLTFIGLSLILSTCLLATPGLAQLGMKNLTGLWLFDEGSGDVAADSSDSALDATVVGSPTWVSGVFGSGLELNGSDAYVEVPAHVNPTEAITVSLWVKSMTGDWNQHGWMVEKRNAYIIHPNQGTKNVSWPICNGGCWNKPGGWRDGEVGPDDITDWHLYTTTFDSATGEWNIYIDGVAESTMEINTDPLDADDGELYIGRDTCCDGRFGDAVIDEVAIFNVALSAAEIKMMMDKGLSALLLTPVEPEGKLSTTWASVKQQY